A window of Halodesulfovibrio aestuarii DSM 17919 = ATCC 29578 contains these coding sequences:
- a CDS encoding LysR family transcriptional regulator, with protein MKTGRVNLASVNLNLLVALKALLDEGNVTRAASRLNITQSGMSKNLRNLRELFDDPLLVRSGNNFALTERAIELNQDLERILGEVTELLDRSSFEPAECDRTFTFATSDYVAEYIFPKVLENYLKVAPNISIRLEIADSSTISKLSNGSYDLITSMLDSQYQGLHHLVIGRDQFACCMRKNHPLMLRGGGISLNEYCTLDHAIITGGGDKVQVIDAELAKIGQRRTIRFAAPLFTTVCKVVSGSDMIATMPSHIASNLAPEFGLSWCALPFYVESFDYTIAWHERHHHDASHIWFRNTMQQLVQASLYSYMAQESTSNVLCVL; from the coding sequence ATGAAAACAGGGCGAGTGAATCTGGCTTCAGTGAATCTTAATTTGCTTGTTGCGCTTAAAGCACTGCTTGATGAAGGCAATGTTACCCGTGCAGCAAGTCGCTTAAATATTACACAAAGCGGTATGAGTAAAAACCTGAGGAATCTTCGGGAACTCTTCGATGACCCACTTCTCGTCCGCAGTGGAAACAACTTTGCTCTCACAGAACGCGCCATTGAGCTAAATCAGGATCTGGAACGCATTCTTGGTGAGGTAACCGAACTACTTGACCGCAGCAGCTTCGAGCCAGCGGAATGTGACCGAACCTTTACCTTTGCTACATCAGACTATGTGGCAGAATACATCTTTCCCAAGGTATTAGAAAACTACCTGAAAGTTGCTCCAAATATATCCATCAGACTCGAGATAGCGGACAGTTCAACAATCAGTAAATTATCGAATGGTTCCTACGATCTCATTACTTCCATGCTTGATTCACAATATCAGGGTTTGCATCACCTCGTTATCGGACGAGATCAGTTTGCATGTTGCATGCGTAAAAATCATCCTCTAATGCTCCGCGGTGGAGGGATTTCTCTCAACGAATACTGTACACTTGATCATGCTATCATTACGGGTGGCGGCGACAAGGTACAAGTTATAGACGCAGAACTGGCTAAAATTGGACAACGGCGGACAATACGTTTTGCAGCTCCACTCTTCACGACAGTCTGTAAAGTTGTAAGCGGTTCTGATATGATTGCGACTATGCCGAGCCATATCGCGAGCAATCTTGCACCGGAGTTCGGTCTTTCATGGTGTGCTCTCCCCTTCTATGTTGAGTCGTTTGACTACACCATTGCGTGGCATGAGCGACATCACCATGATGCCTCACACATTTGGTTCCGGAATACAATGCAGCAGCTTGTTCAAGCCAGTCTTTACAGCTACATGGCACAGGAATCGACGAGCAACGTTTTGTGCGTACTATAG
- the purN gene encoding phosphoribosylglycinamide formyltransferase, which translates to MALKIAVLASGSGSNLQSIIDAVERGSLKADIRLVLCNRSDAYALERAKKAGIPTTTILHADYKSRETFDAAMIEQLQAADIDIVVLAGFMRILTPLFIQTFAGRIINIHPALLPSFKGAHGITDAVKYGVTLAGCTVHFVDEIMDNGAIIAQAVVPFTSEEPVEVVQNRVLKLEHRIYPQVLQWISTGRVTLNGRKVFVQDIGLPKVPSDGSFIVSPQLEDGF; encoded by the coding sequence ATGGCATTAAAAATAGCAGTACTTGCGTCTGGATCAGGCTCCAATCTACAATCCATTATTGATGCCGTTGAGCGCGGTTCGTTAAAAGCAGATATACGTCTGGTACTATGCAACCGAAGTGATGCCTATGCACTCGAACGCGCCAAAAAAGCCGGAATTCCCACAACAACGATTCTCCATGCCGACTACAAAAGCAGGGAAACATTTGATGCGGCTATGATTGAACAACTGCAAGCTGCTGATATTGATATTGTTGTTCTCGCAGGTTTTATGCGCATATTAACTCCTTTGTTCATTCAAACATTTGCAGGACGCATTATTAATATCCACCCTGCGTTGCTGCCTTCATTTAAAGGAGCACACGGCATTACGGACGCTGTTAAGTACGGTGTAACACTGGCAGGATGTACAGTACATTTCGTTGATGAAATCATGGATAATGGTGCTATTATTGCTCAAGCAGTGGTACCCTTTACATCTGAAGAACCAGTAGAAGTTGTGCAAAATCGAGTTCTTAAGCTTGAGCACCGCATTTACCCGCAAGTGCTACAATGGATTTCCACAGGACGTGTAACTCTGAACGGACGTAAAGTTTTTGTGCAGGACATCGGATTACCCAAAGTGCCCTCTGACGGTAGCTTTATCGTTTCACCTCAATTAGAAGATGGATTTTAG
- the acs gene encoding acetate--CoA ligase, whose amino-acid sequence MTDNTQQTSNGTVESLLTEQRVFRPLPRVIADSAVNPADLKHAHDRAHANRLAYWEDAAERLQWYRRWDTVLNNTDAPFYKWFYGARCNIVHNALDRHITSPNRNKLALIWEGEPGDTRRLTYFELYREVNKCANALRELGVSKGDRVVIYLPSLPETVVSMLAAAKIGAIHSVVFAGFSANALAERIEDAKPKIIITVDAFYRNGRILTLKPLVDEALEQTIHSVDHTIVVHRTHVTVPMDAKKDLWWHDIMREKSYESITESMDATDPLFMLYTSGTTDKPKGVVHSHGGYMVGVHHTFTQVFDNNATDIFWCTADVGWITGHSYVVYGPLMAGTTTFMYEGHPLYPEAGRLWSVVERWGISVLYTVPTLIRMLMRFGEEYAQRHDLSTLRLLGTVGEPISPEAWVWFHKHIGRGKCPLLDTWWQTETGMIMISPYPISVLKPGSVARPLPAIDIDIVDDDGNTVPTGKGGYLIIKQPWPAMITTLFNDDQAYIDTYWSHFPGYYCSGDIARKDEDGYIWLQGRADDVIMISGHRFGTAEFEAALATHPLVAECAVIGIPDPIRGEVAKAFVVLKEQTDAMYFMDEEDETEQQLIEHTRAELGSIAVLGSVEIRDALPRNRSGKIMRRLLRAEITGGDIGDTSTLEEDPFWATIK is encoded by the coding sequence ATGACAGACAACACACAACAAACCTCCAACGGCACTGTTGAATCACTTTTAACGGAACAACGTGTTTTCCGTCCTTTGCCGCGTGTTATTGCAGATTCTGCTGTAAACCCTGCCGATCTTAAACATGCTCACGATAGAGCACACGCCAATCGTTTAGCCTACTGGGAAGATGCGGCTGAACGCCTTCAGTGGTACCGCCGTTGGGACACCGTACTTAACAATACTGATGCCCCCTTCTATAAATGGTTTTACGGCGCACGTTGCAATATTGTTCACAATGCACTCGACAGGCACATAACATCTCCCAACCGCAACAAGCTTGCACTTATCTGGGAAGGAGAGCCGGGTGATACAAGACGACTCACATATTTTGAACTCTACAGAGAAGTAAACAAATGCGCTAATGCACTGCGCGAACTCGGCGTCTCCAAAGGAGACAGAGTTGTTATCTATCTCCCGTCGCTACCGGAAACAGTGGTCTCCATGCTTGCAGCTGCTAAAATCGGCGCAATTCACAGTGTCGTGTTTGCAGGTTTTTCCGCCAATGCCCTCGCCGAACGCATTGAAGATGCGAAACCGAAAATTATTATCACGGTTGATGCCTTCTATCGTAATGGTCGTATTCTAACACTAAAACCACTCGTAGATGAGGCACTGGAACAAACTATACATTCCGTAGACCACACCATTGTTGTACACCGCACTCATGTTACCGTCCCCATGGACGCCAAAAAAGATCTCTGGTGGCACGACATCATGCGTGAAAAATCATACGAGTCCATAACAGAGAGCATGGACGCCACCGACCCGCTTTTTATGCTCTACACTTCCGGTACAACAGACAAGCCCAAAGGCGTAGTACACTCACATGGTGGTTACATGGTCGGTGTCCATCACACGTTCACACAGGTTTTCGACAATAATGCCACTGATATTTTCTGGTGTACTGCCGATGTCGGCTGGATTACGGGGCACTCTTATGTCGTCTACGGCCCGCTTATGGCAGGTACCACGACATTTATGTATGAAGGGCATCCGCTTTATCCGGAAGCAGGAAGATTATGGTCTGTCGTGGAACGATGGGGAATTTCTGTACTCTATACAGTGCCTACACTTATCCGTATGCTTATGCGTTTCGGAGAAGAATATGCCCAGCGGCATGATCTGAGCACATTGCGTCTGCTCGGCACTGTAGGTGAACCTATTTCACCGGAAGCATGGGTCTGGTTCCATAAGCACATAGGTAGAGGGAAATGCCCACTGCTGGATACATGGTGGCAGACAGAAACGGGGATGATAATGATTTCCCCCTACCCGATTTCCGTTCTTAAACCGGGTTCTGTAGCTCGCCCGCTGCCAGCAATTGATATTGATATTGTTGATGATGACGGCAACACAGTCCCGACAGGTAAAGGCGGCTATCTAATCATCAAACAACCTTGGCCTGCCATGATTACGACCTTATTCAACGATGATCAGGCGTACATAGATACTTATTGGTCACACTTCCCCGGCTATTATTGCTCCGGAGATATTGCCCGGAAGGACGAGGACGGATACATCTGGCTACAGGGTCGTGCAGATGATGTTATTATGATTTCAGGGCATCGATTCGGTACCGCTGAATTTGAAGCAGCTCTCGCAACGCACCCACTGGTTGCAGAATGTGCTGTCATTGGTATTCCTGATCCTATACGCGGCGAAGTGGCAAAAGCATTTGTCGTCTTGAAAGAACAGACTGACGCAATGTACTTTATGGACGAGGAAGACGAGACGGAACAGCAACTTATTGAGCACACTCGAGCAGAATTAGGGTCGATCGCAGTTCTTGGTTCTGTGGAGATCCGTGATGCGCTACCGCGTAACCGAAGCGGTAAAATCATGCGCAGGCTACTGCGTGCTGAAATAACCGGTGGAGACATTGGTGATACCAGCACCTTGGAAGAAGACCCGTTCTGGGCAACTATAAAGTAG
- the amrA gene encoding AmmeMemoRadiSam system protein A — MNNENADVRSLSLSKADKDYLKKLVQWSITTYFEGAHTLDDKVVPKPQNKLLTQELGAFVTLKKNDTLRGCIGNVVGQGPLYLTVARMARAAAFEDPRFPQVSESEFAELSVEISIMGPITICPDTNRIEIGIHGLIIRHGAYSGLLLPQVAKEWHWDRKTFLEQTCIKAGLKPNMWEHPSTKIYWFEAYVF, encoded by the coding sequence ATGAATAATGAAAATGCAGACGTACGTAGTCTTTCCTTATCTAAGGCAGACAAAGACTATTTGAAAAAACTCGTGCAGTGGAGCATTACCACATATTTTGAAGGAGCACATACTCTTGATGATAAGGTTGTCCCTAAGCCGCAAAACAAGCTGCTGACGCAAGAGCTTGGGGCCTTTGTCACGCTTAAAAAAAATGACACGCTGCGTGGTTGCATTGGTAATGTCGTCGGGCAAGGCCCATTATACCTTACAGTTGCCCGCATGGCACGCGCTGCAGCATTTGAAGACCCTCGCTTTCCCCAAGTATCAGAATCGGAATTTGCAGAGCTTTCTGTAGAAATATCCATCATGGGACCAATCACCATCTGTCCGGATACCAATCGTATAGAAATCGGAATCCACGGGCTTATCATACGACACGGAGCATACTCCGGCCTTTTGCTCCCGCAGGTTGCAAAAGAATGGCACTGGGATCGCAAAACATTTCTTGAACAAACCTGCATCAAGGCTGGACTCAAACCAAACATGTGGGAACATCCCTCCACAAAAATTTATTGGTTTGAAGCCTATGTCTTCTAA